Sequence from the Caldanaerobius fijiensis DSM 17918 genome:
CGCTACGCCCGTCTTCTTAGCTTTCCATGCATCTGTAGGACATACCCTTATGCAACTTCCGCAATATATGCATTTATTTACATCTCGCACGGCAATTTTATTTTCATTCATGATAATAGCTTTACTGTCGCAAACATCAGCGCATAACCCACAACCCATGCACAATTTCTCATCCAGCTCAGGTTCCACCTGTCCCTGAAATCCTAAATCGTTAAATTGGGGCTTTGAACAGTTATTGGGACAACCTGATATACCCATCTTGAACTTATGAGGAAATCCTGGCATTGGGAAAAATTCATCATCTAATTTTTGAGCTAATCCCTGGGTATCAATCAACCCATATGGGCATACAGTACCCTTGCAGGCAACAATAGGCCTTACTCTGGGTCCACAGCCCGCTAAAGCCAGACCTATATTCTCAATCTCCTGCTTTATCTCCTGCAATTTTGTATAATGAACCCAGGGAATTTCGATTCCTAATCTCACGGTAAAAGTGACATACCCTCTGCCGTATTTCTCAGCCAACTGAGAGACTTTTCTCATTTGTTCAGCGGTAATATTCCCTGCAACCACCCTTATTCTTACGGAATAATAATCTTTTTGCTTTTGTTTTATAAACCCACCATCTTTTAGGGTTGCTATCAATTCCTCATTTTCCATAATAACCCCCCGCCTATAATTCATAGTATTTTGATAGGAATTTGTACATTTCTTTTTATTAAGATATCACATAAAAGAAAAAAAGTCAATAAAAATATTTATATTGACTTTTCTCCAGTTTTATGTTAGTTTAAACTAAACTAATACATATATTCCTATCAAAAAACTATAGATTAATAAAGCGATTATTATTCCGTAAAGTAAAAAACTAAATGGTCAGAGGGAAAGGGGTTGCGAAAATGAAACTATCCACATTATTGGTCAGAGCGGGAATAAATAGAGAAGATGTAACTGGTGCGGTATCCATGCCCATTTATCAATCGGCTACCTTTATACACAGGGGACTAGGTCTATCAACCGGTTTTGATTATTCCAGGACACAAAATCCTACCAGGTTCCAGCTGGAAAAAGCCATAACCCAATTAGAAGGTGGGGTGGATTCTCTGGCTTTTTCATCTGGAATGGCAGCAATAACAGCGGTATTTATGTTATTTGAATCGGGTGATCATATTATAATTTCTGATGACCTGTACGGCGGAACATATAGAATAGTTAATCAGATTTTTTCAAAATATCAGCTGAATTTTAGCTGTGTGGATATAACCGATATCGAAAGCGTTGAAAATGCCATAAGACCAAACACAAAAGCAATTTTCATTGAAACGCCTACAAACCCCATGATGAAAATAGCCGATGTCAAAAGAATAGTAGACATATGCAGACGGAATAATCTGTTGTGTATATTCGATAATACTTTTCTCTCAGCTTACCTGTTTCAGCCCTTGAAAATAGGTGTGGATATAGTAATAGAAAGTGCCACTAAATATCTTTCGGGGCACAATGATCTGCTGGCAGGCATTGTCTCAACCAGCAAACAGGATATTGCCGAAAAACTGAGATTCATACAAAACAGCACAGGAGCTGTGCTATCACCCAATGACAGCTGGCTGTTGCTAAGAGGATTAAAAACACTGGGTGTAAGAATGGATAGGCAACAGGATAACGCTCAAAAAATAGCGCAATGGCTGTTATGCAGGCCTGAAATCAGTAAAGTACTGTACCCTGGTTTACCCCATCATCCTGGCCATAACATCTTAAAAGAATTAGCCAATGGATTTGGAGCTATGATATCTTTTGAAGTCGTAGATATCGCATTAGTAAAAAGGATACTGGAAAATTTAGAGATTATTTCTTTTGCAGAAAGCCTGGGCGGTGTAGAATCCCTTATAACATATCCAATAGAACAGACCCATAAAGATATTCCCGATGATCTCAAAAAAAAGATAGGTCTAAATGACAGGATTTTAAGATTGTCTGTGGGAATTGAAGATTCCGATGATCTCATAATGGATTTAGAACATGCGTTACTGGGAGGTCCACAACCATGAAATACGCAACAAAATTACTCCACAATGGCAATGAGATTGATAAACATACCGGAGCGTTGAGCATACCCATTTATCAAACATCAACCTTTAAGCAGGATGACGTGGATAACCCTCCACTATACGATTACAGCCGCTCAGGAAATCCCACCAGGACTGCCCTGGAAAATACCATGGCTATTTTGGAAGGTGGTACCAGTGCTTATGCTTTTTCTTCAGGAATGGCAGCAATGTCAGCAGTATTATCTCTCCTCGATACAGGCGATCACGTAATAGCAGCACAGGATATATACGGCGGTACATACCGAGCACTTACAAGGCATTTTTCAAAATATAATATCCAGGTGAGTTTCGTCGACACCACTGACACAAACAAAATAGAGGATGCAATAAAGCCTAATACGAAAATGTTGATACTAGAAACACCCTCCAATCCATTGCTGAAAATCACCGATTTAAAGGCCTGCGCAGAATTAGCAAAAAAGCATAATATAATAACCGTCGTAGATAATACCTTTATGTCGCCATACTTGCAGAGGCCACTGGAATTGGGCATAGACATAGTAGTCCACAGCGCCACCAAATTCATCGGCGGGCACAGCGACGTATTAGGTGGAATAGTGGTAGTAAAGGATAAAGACCTGGCAAAGCAAATATATTTCGTTCAAAATACTCTGGGAGCGGTATTAAATCCTCATGACTGCTGGCTTCTTTTAAGAGGAATAAAAACACTGAAAGTAAGACTGGACGCTGAGCAACAGGGTGCAATATATCTAGCACAATGGCTGAAAAAGCAAGATTTTGTCAAGAGTGTATATTACCCTGGCCTTCCGGAACACCCAGGTCATGATCTACATTTAAAGCAAGCATACGGTCCCGGGGCAGTACTATCTTTTGAAGTTAAAGACATAAATACAGCTAAAAAAATAACAGCACGTGTAAAATTATTCTTTACAGCAGTAAGCCTGGGCGGAGTAGAAAGTATACTTTCATACCCCGCTAAAATGTCTCACGCATCAGTCCCCTGGAAAGAAAGGCAGAAACTAGGTATAACAGATGAACTTCTAAGGATATCAGTGGGGCTGGAAGACCCCGAGGATCTGTCAATGGATATCTTAAATGCTGTTATCTAAAATATAACTTCCATCGGATTGTTTTCATCCACCGATATCCAGTTTTCAAAAATTATTTTATCACCTTCTTGTCTATATTCATCTGTCCTCCGCCCATTTATGCTTATTGCACTTTTATTTTTGAGTACAGATAATCTAAAAACCTTGAGTTTCAAAGAACCATAGCACACTTTCAAAATAGCCCTGCCATTATGAAGTTCAAATACGCCCCATGCGGGCTCAAGTGACCAGAAAGATTTG
This genomic interval carries:
- a CDS encoding trans-sulfuration enzyme family protein, which translates into the protein MKYATKLLHNGNEIDKHTGALSIPIYQTSTFKQDDVDNPPLYDYSRSGNPTRTALENTMAILEGGTSAYAFSSGMAAMSAVLSLLDTGDHVIAAQDIYGGTYRALTRHFSKYNIQVSFVDTTDTNKIEDAIKPNTKMLILETPSNPLLKITDLKACAELAKKHNIITVVDNTFMSPYLQRPLELGIDIVVHSATKFIGGHSDVLGGIVVVKDKDLAKQIYFVQNTLGAVLNPHDCWLLLRGIKTLKVRLDAEQQGAIYLAQWLKKQDFVKSVYYPGLPEHPGHDLHLKQAYGPGAVLSFEVKDINTAKKITARVKLFFTAVSLGGVESILSYPAKMSHASVPWKERQKLGITDELLRISVGLEDPEDLSMDILNAVI
- a CDS encoding trans-sulfuration enzyme family protein, translated to MKLSTLLVRAGINREDVTGAVSMPIYQSATFIHRGLGLSTGFDYSRTQNPTRFQLEKAITQLEGGVDSLAFSSGMAAITAVFMLFESGDHIIISDDLYGGTYRIVNQIFSKYQLNFSCVDITDIESVENAIRPNTKAIFIETPTNPMMKIADVKRIVDICRRNNLLCIFDNTFLSAYLFQPLKIGVDIVIESATKYLSGHNDLLAGIVSTSKQDIAEKLRFIQNSTGAVLSPNDSWLLLRGLKTLGVRMDRQQDNAQKIAQWLLCRPEISKVLYPGLPHHPGHNILKELANGFGAMISFEVVDIALVKRILENLEIISFAESLGGVESLITYPIEQTHKDIPDDLKKKIGLNDRILRLSVGIEDSDDLIMDLEHALLGGPQP
- a CDS encoding 4Fe-4S binding protein is translated as MENEELIATLKDGGFIKQKQKDYYSVRIRVVAGNITAEQMRKVSQLAEKYGRGYVTFTVRLGIEIPWVHYTKLQEIKQEIENIGLALAGCGPRVRPIVACKGTVCPYGLIDTQGLAQKLDDEFFPMPGFPHKFKMGISGCPNNCSKPQFNDLGFQGQVEPELDEKLCMGCGLCADVCDSKAIIMNENKIAVRDVNKCIYCGSCIRVCPTDAWKAKKTGVAVFAGGKFGKKPRFGYHVADMVPIENIPDVIKKTMEFYKSEGIKKERLIDTIDRVGLEVYKERVFGNGSED